One region of Camelina sativa cultivar DH55 chromosome 6, Cs, whole genome shotgun sequence genomic DNA includes:
- the LOC104791093 gene encoding uncharacterized protein LOC104791093: protein MSFTNKPNLILLFMIFSTLIFFTLSLDLSNAPAEAPTSYGDGWLPFAKKHVIIINKVKNKEILNVHCKSSKTDLGMVHIPWNGTWDFRFHVNFSKTTKFHCHFTWTGGGSHYFYIFKVSRDDHVHGKFLVCKECIWEVGRDDKNPICRIPRSEKDKPYCFKWEDGPWKKLL, encoded by the coding sequence ATGTCATTCACTAATAAACCTAATTTGATATTGTTGTTTATGATATTTTCGACTCTTATATTTTTTACGTTGTCATTAGATTTGTCAAATGCTCCAGCAGAAGCACCAACTTCGTATGGTGACGGTTGGTTACCTTTCGCCAAAAAACATGTTATAATCATCAACAaggtaaaaaacaaagaaattttgaATGTACATTGCAAATCTAGCAAAACTGATTTAGGGATGGTCCATATTCCATGGAATGGTACATGGGATTTTAGATTTCATGTTAActtttcaaaaacaacaaaatttcatTGTCATTTTACATGGACTGGAGGCGGATCtcactatttttatatatttaaagtatcAAGAGATGATCATGTACATGGGAAATTTCTTGTTTGTAAAGAATGTATATGGGAGGTGGGAAGAGATGATAAAAACCCTATTTGTCGTATTCCTCGTTCTGAGAAAGACAAACCGTATTGTTTCAAATGGGAGGATGGTCCTTGGAAAAAGTTATTGTAA